The following is a genomic window from Crossiella equi.
AGCCGGTGGCAGCGGAGGGTAAATCTGCCATGAGAGTCCAGCAGCCCGGCATCAGCGCCCGTGCCACTCGGCAGCCGATCCAGGAGCCGGTGGATCCGCCCCAACGAGACGTTGGACAGCCAGCGGACACCGAGCTCGTGCGCGGCCTCCACGTCAATCCCGCGCGAACGCAGGTACTGGCCTCCGGTTGTGACCGGCAACGGAGGGCAGCAGGCGAGCACGTCGTCGAACAGCGGCACGAAGTCGAGCCCGTTCCGGGCCGGAACCCGATCAGGAACCTGCACCGCGACGGAATCGCGGCCTTGCTGTGCCAGGATGAGGAGCTCTCGACGGGCCGTGGGGTAGTCGCAGCCGCGGACCATGCGCCACACCGCGATCGCGTCGGCGTGAAAGCCGCAGGCGAAGCAGTGCACGGCATCGGCATAGACGGTGCACGAGGGCCGGAGATCCCCGCGGCGGTGATTCTCCGCCACGAGACAACGGATCGTGTTGCCGTGCAAGGAAACTTCGAGCTCGCCCAGAACTGAGGTCAGGGGCAGGGCCTCGCGAAGCGCCCTGCGTCCCCAACTCACCCACCTGTCCACGTTCGCCAGGACCAGCTGCTGTGCCTGCGTGAACGACATCCCATGGGCGCGGAGGTAGTCGATGACGTCTCCTTCTTTGCCGCAGGAGGCACACCGCCACTCGTGGTCCCAGCCCGGGGCCAGGGGAGTGGAACACGACGGGCAGGTGACACGCATGGGGTAGGCGAACCTGCCGATCGCGTGCGCAGCTGAGGCGAGATCGATCCTGCGTAGTGCTCGCCGAAGTTCGGTGTTCGCCATCTCGCTCCTTTCGGGGTGGGCGGGCATCGGTGGTGAGGAGGTAACGCGGGAGCAACCCCGTTGCGGCCCTATCGAGATTCGTTAAAAACAATTGTTTCAGGGTAAATTGAAAGTAACCTCTCAGAGGACAGAACCAAGTGCTGGCCATGGAGATCGCCCACACGAGCTCCTGGGCAACCAAGGCGTCCTTGATGGCCCGATGGTTGCCGTCGACCGGGAGGCGCTTGCGGGTGCGGGGGTAGTAGAAGTGCCACTTCATCTGGCACTGTCACCGCTGCTGCTCCAGCCCGGAGTGCCACTCCCACGGCTGCGCGGTGTGCTCCAGCGGGAACTCCCAGGATAGTCTGTGCGGCCGCACCGCCTCGGGATCGAACGCCGCTTCCGAATCGGACAGGACCAGCTTGTTTACCAAGGCGGCGCCGTCACTGGCCCAGACCGCGGCGACCTCCACGATGCGAGGAGGGCAGGTCCTGGTGCCTCGTCCCGGCTACTCCGACCCACCCCATGGTCGGCGGCTGATCACACGCTAGTGGCGATGGCGTGTGCAAATGCCGAGTATCACCCAGTTGTTCGTGCTGGCCGCTCGATCACCGCAATCGGCATACCCCACGGCGACTAAGCAATCTCGTGTGCCGCCCACTCCACGCCGTGTGCCTCCGGCCGCGCGCCTCGGCGGAGGAGGAAGTCGGTTACGGCCGCCTGCGCGGTTTCGAGCGAGACCTCGTGGGCTGCTGGGTACGCCTGCTCGTCGGTCCAGTACAAGTACTGGACCTCGGCCGCGCCCTCCGCCGGAGGCAGGCGTGTGTCGATGCTCAGCCAGAGTCCCGGCGGCGTGGTTCCGGAGTAGGTCAACAGGTGCCGACCGTTGGCCTGGTCTGCCGACAGTCAGTTGATCAGGTCGCCTCGGACCCGCGAGATCTTCTCGATGGCCTGCTGTGTCCGAGGGGTCGGCCGACCGAACGTGCCGTGGTCAGCGGCAGCCGCCCCGGAGGCCGCAAGCGGGACCGTGGGGAGGTAGTCAGCGATCGCGCGGTACGTCTCGGCTGATATGCGACCTTCATGCAGCGCGATGCGCGGCCCGAGGAGGTTTTCGCCTCCGTGGCAACCGACCCATCCGGCGCACACTCGCCGTCCGGCGCTGTCCCCGTCGTTCTGGTGACACAGGAACAGTCGAGTGGGCTGCTCGCCCGTGGGAAGGTCGTAGGCGCGGAGCTTGTCGTACTCCTCCGGCGCCCAGATCCCGGGAGCGATGGTGAGCCGGTAGGGGCAGCTCCCACACGGAGTGTCAGCCGGAGGCCGCACCTGCGATGTTCTCGCCACTGGTGCAGTATCTCGTCCCAACCTGGGGTCCGGAGACGGGGTACCGGAAGTCCAGCACCGCCTCTGGTGCGTGGCCAGGATGGCCTTCCGGAAGACGGCCTCACGACCTGGCGCTGCCCGCGCTCGCCTTGCACTGCGTGCGCGGGCAGCGCCTGCGGGCTTCATGGCAGCCGTAGCCTCTCAGCCTCATGCTGAGGCCGACGTTGAGGGGCCGCGTCGTGGACCTCACGGGGCGGGCTGATCCGGTTTCGTGAACGAGGAGCAGGACACCCTCGTCCACTGGGGTCCTGCCGTGCGGGAGCTGCGCGATGGGCATGACGGGCACCAGCTCGTCAGGGCCTGGACGGAACTGATGAAGGCCGCCGCGGACTGCGCCGACGTGCTGGACGGCAAGGAGCTGTCCCCGGCTAACGACGCCGCCCGCAGTAAGGCCATGAAGACGTTCTTCTATTACTTCTGGACTTGCGCGTTCCTCGCGGAGCCGTTCGAGAAGGCGGTCAGGCTCCGCGCTCGTGAGCTGACGTTCGCGGCCGGACCACCCCGTCCGGCCGCCGACCCGGAGTAACCCCTCACGGTTGGCGGGCACGCGCACCGCCACCACCACGACCGCAAGGAGGTGATCTATCGAGCGAAGCGGCTGCCCGACCCCTGATCCTCCCAAGCATCCGGCTGGGTAGCCGAGGGCGAATGGCACCGACCGGCACACCCCGACGAGTGGGGGGTGCCGGTCCTCGCCTGTTCGGGTGGCAGTGTCGGCCCCGCGTGGCACCATCAGGTGGTCGAACTGGGGGTGCCGCATGTCTGCTTCCGCTGGGGAGCTAGCCGCCTTATACCTGCGGGTCGCGGGGGACGTGCTCGATCTTCCGGTGACACAGCTGGCCGACGAGACCGCCGCGGTCCGGGCCACCTGCGCCGACATCCTCAAGGGCACCAGGCGGACTGAAGGCGCGGCGCTGCTCGCCACCGTCGATGAGCTGGAGGCCGTCCTCCGGGAAACCCAAGCCGCCGCCGTCACCGCGGCCGAGATCCTCAGCACCGCCGCGCACGAGGTGTGAGCCCGTGGTCAGCGAACGAGACGTCCATGACCGGCTGCGCGAGGCGATCGGGCAGCTACCCCGCACCACCATCGAGGCATGCGCCGAGGAGATCGGGAGGCTGCGGTCACAGATCGACTACGCCACCGCCGAGTCCCGGGCGGCCTGGTCCGGCGAGGTCAACGTGGTGCTCCTCCGCCTGGAAGAACGGCTGTTCCACGCCCATGCCCTCGCCCTGCGGGCAGCCAATGAGGCCGAAGCCTGGATCGCTGCGGGCTCCGCCGGGCCCCCGGTCACACCGAGCGCTCCCAGGGGCGGCGTGTCCGCTCCGCCACCACAGGCTCGCCGCCCGATCGAGGAACGCATGGCCGACGCCGTGCGCGCGCTGCCCCCTCGGACCCCCCGGGACAAGGCCACCCGGGGGGTATGGGTCGATGACCACGAGGGCACGTCCCGGGAGGAGCGCAGCGGTGAAGCGGACGCGGCCGACGCGGACGAGATGGTCACGAGGCTGGGGCTCGCTCCGCCGGGCATGAAGCTGCAAACCACCGCGCACGTGGAGATCAAGGTCGCGGTGAAGTTGCGCGAGTCCCCCAACGAACATGTTCACCTGGCTATCAACAACGCCCTCGGGCCGTGCCGGGGCCCGTACGGCTGCGCGGTGCTGGCTCCGCAGATCCTGCAACCCGGTCAGAAGCTCACCGTCTACTGGCCGGGGCCTGACGGTACGGTTCAGCGGCGCACATTCACAGGTCAGGAGCCCCGGAAATGAACGTCGTGACTGCGTACCTCGCGCCGCAGGAGGAGCCGTACGTGCTGCACAACCGCGAGGAGATCGAGCAGTGGGTGCGTCAGGCCCTGGACACCAGCCAGCCCGAGGACCCGCACGCGGCGACGGTGTACGTGGTCGAGGACGGCGACGAACAAGCCCCACCGGGGCACGAAGTGGTGATTGGGTTCGACCCGACGCGCAGGGCGTGCGCGCTCTCCTACAGCGGCCTGGACCCGGAGAGGCCCGAGGGTGATCACGGCTTCTGGTACAGCGTGGATGTCCGCGTTCCGCCGCTTGACGTGATCGTGGAGTACTCCGTGTGGGGAGACCCTTCGCCGTTCCCGTCGAACGCCGGGGTGCCGGAGGGCTCCGCGGTGGACGCCCTCGCGGAGTTGCTGGAGCGGGCGGGGGCCCGGCCCCAGTCCGTGCATTGGCAGACGGGCTGAGCTGATCCGGACCGGGCGAGGAGCGGGACGCTCATCGCGCCCGCCCCTCCCCGCCTCGGCCACCGCCGCCTTGTGCACCCCACGCACGTGGGGGATGGCTCGGCGGAGCACTTGCTGAACAGCGCTGAGACAATCAGTTCTGTTCACTTCCTTGAGTACAGTGTCTTCAGTGTTAAATGAAAATAAATTCATCCAAATCATAAGATCAAGAACCTGCTGAGGAGGCGCCGCGTCAAAGCAGGTCTCGCTTGTTGGCATGGGTGCCCTGGGCAGCCACCGGGTGAGGGAAGTGCTCACGGGGCAGGGAGCGGGGCGCCTGTCCGGGCGGCAGTGTCGGCCCCGGGTCGCACCATCAGTTGGTCGAACTGGGGTGCCGCGAGTCCGCTTCCGCTGGGGAGCTACAGGCCCGAACTGGTAGACCCGTCGGCGAAATGCCGACCCACGAGCGTGCGGCAGCGGGGCCGGGGCGGTCGTCTCGTCCGGCCCCGCTGGGTCGAGGGATCAGTCGTCGTAGTTGTCGTCCGGGTCGTTGCGGTCGGCCGCCGCCTGGGCCCGGTCGTCGAACCCGCTCTGGGCGGTCGGCGAGTTCGGGTCGCGTTCGGGTGGGTGCGCGGCAGCGGCGGGCCGTGGCTCGGCTGGGTGGCGTACACCGTGCCGTGGTCCGGCGGACCGCAGCACCTGCCGCACCTGCGCCTGGTGCCGGGACGTGCCGTCACGCTGCGCCGTGCCGAGGGCGCATAGCCTCCACACCGGACGTGCCCGAGCAACCTGTAGCTGCTAGCCCACCGCCCTAACTGGCCATCGGCAAGATCTTGTTCAGCTCCCTGGTCAATGTTGCTACCTCGGGAATTCCGCAGTGCGGGAGGGACACGTCACGCAGTTGTTCCAACGCCTTGAGCACACGAGCTGAGCGCACGGTGTCGATCGACTTCAGCACCTCGTCCGCCGTCCGCACAGCTTCCTCAGGGCTGACTCTGGCCATCGTCAATGCGGCCAAGTTGACCATGGCCAGGGTCCTCCCCCGGGAGTGACCCGCAGGGAAGGCGCTCACCGCCGAGACGAGCTGTTCGTAGACCTCCGTGTATTCCCCGCCTCGTAGCGCCAGGCCAAGCCGAGCGCGGGCACAATCACGGTGGAGACGAGCGCGGTCGTAGTAGCGTGCCCACTCCGGTTCGTCCCCGGTGTCGACGGCGAACGTTTCCTCCGCGCGACGGATGGCGGCGATGCAGTCCTCTTCACGCCTAGGTCCCTGCACGCCCAGCGCGCGGGCGTGCCTGGTGAGCACCATCGCCTGAACGACCGGCGGCATCAGGTCGAGTCGCACCAGGGCGGTTTCGGCTTCCGTGAGAGCGTCGTCGTAGCGCCGCTGGTGCACGGCCTGGTTTGCGAGCCCGGACAGCGCCTTGGCGCGCAGCGCCCAGTTTCCTGACTCCACGGCGCACCCTGATGCAAAGCGGAAGGCCCTTCCGGCTGAGCTGTGTTGGCCAGCGTCGAAAGCGATTCCGCCGACTACGTCTGCCAGCTCGGCGAGTGCATCAAGCAGTTGCTTGCGGATCTCGTCGGTCATGCTGTGGTGGCGGAGCTGGGCAGACTGCCCGAGCTGGGCCATGGTGGACTGCGCATAGGCGACACCGCCGAACAGGTGGTCTTGTTCGGCATAGAAGCGAGCCAACGCTCGGACCTGGCTAACGTGGCCGGGGCCAACCCGCTGGTTCGGTTCGCCTGTGGGCGCGACGCTGTCGAACAGGGCCAGCGGATCTACCAGGCCCAGACCAGCGACAGCGCCCGTCAGGCTGGCTAGGAATCTCCGACGTTCCACGTCGTCACCTCCCTGGGGGCTCCTGTCCACGGTAGCGCCCGAAAGGCCAAACCCGAGTTCCATGTCGCTCTCAACTCGGAGAACTACCCGCAGCGCCTGCCGGGTGTGAGCGTGAGGGCGTCCGATCCGCCTGGCCTCAAGCTTGCCGATGTAGTCACCATTGGCGTTGCCAGGGCTACCTGTGATGATCTCCACCTGCGCGTTCACCAGCTGCGCGAGTTCTTCCTGCGTCAGCCCGAGATCGAGCCGGCGTTCCACAAGAAGATCGTTTCGCTCCCCTGACACGGCACCCCTCCGCAGTCGATCGGGTTCGCAGTGTAACCACCTGACCAGCGCGTTCGGAACATCCGGGCGGTCCTGCGGGTATTCCTCCGGGTATTCCTCCGGGGCATCGAAGCGGGTGTTCCTCCGGGGGTTCCTCCGTTCCCGTACACAGCTTGTCAGAGCAAGGTGGTTGACGTGCCTCGAAGGGCCGGGCGTTCAGCCGGGGACCAATTCCAACGAATTGCTCAGGTCCCTGGTGCCTGTTGGTGGTCGGCTCACATCCCCCGACGAGGAAGTGAGCTGACCACCAACCCACGGAACTCACCAACGAAAGGGGCGCGCCATGCGGGAAGCCGCCGTCGGTCCCTTGGAGGACGAGCCGGAGTCGTTGAAAGCCGCCCTGGCGTATGCCGATCTCGGGCTGCCTGTCCTGCCGGGAACCGCCTGGGACGGCTGCTGGTTCCGCCATCCGTTCAGCGGCGCGACAGCGCCAGCGTTGCAGCCGCTGATGCCGCCAACTGGGGCAACGACGAGCGAAGGCACCCTCAGAGCTTGGTGGGGGTGCGCAAGGTGGTTCTCCCCCACCGTGCTGTTGCAGAGCGGCGCCGCATTCGACGTCTTGACAGCAGACATCCCGGTCGTCCGCAGTGCGCTATCGCGTGGCGCTTTCCGCTTCTACAAGGGCGCGGTCTTGTGCAATCCGTGGTGGGGAAAGGCGATGATTCTCGTCGAGCCCGGCGCCGCCGTACCTGAGTGCGTGGCGAAGCCCACAACCCTTGAGGTGATGCCGCCGACCTGGATCGCAGTCACCCCAACCCAGGCCCGCGGCGTCGCAGCATCTTGGTGGATTCCACCTGAAGCACCGAGTGCGATTGGCAATTCGGACATGGTGGCAACTCTGCTCATGGCCGATGTCGCTGCGGCTCAGCCGTCGAGTACGCGAACACAGAGTCTCGGCTGAGACCAACAACGCCCGGCAGGCCGCAGGGGGCCTTGCCGGGGCAGGGACGGTGGTGCCACATCAGGGTGACGCCGGTGATCGGCGCCACCGTCCTCAGCGGGTGAACTGCCTCCCGAGCCTGTTCACCCTCAGCAGCGGCGGACCACGGCAGGCCGCGGGCCGTGGTCCGCCGCCTCCAACCGAATGAGGAACGGGGCGATGGACACGATCACGGAAATGGGCTGGACCGCGGTGGCGGTGCTCGTGCTGTACGACCGCATGGCCACCCTGGGGGTGCGGCCGTGCTGGCTCGGTGGGTGGCATGAGTAGGCGGCGACCACCGACCGGGCGCGTGCGCGTGAGCCCGTCGCGCGGTGGCGAGGGGCAGCCGCCCAAGTTGTCGCTGGTCACCGACGATCGACCGCCGACACGCACCGAGGACGGGACCCTCTGCGAGGAGTGCACGGCCGGACTGCACTGGGTCGAGTTCGACCAGATGAAGACCGCCATGGCCGCGCTGATGAGCGGCATCTGCCGGTGTCCGGTGTGCGACTGCGGCGAAGTGCTGGTCGCGGTGGTGGCCTCCGTCGTCCCGAAGGCCGTGCTTGACCGCGCCGCGCGGGTCGACCCAACCGACATGGCCGCCCTGTGGGACCTCACCGCCAAACTGCTCGGCCTGCCCACGGATTCTGATTTCCCTTGTCCCCCAGAAGACTCCGGGGATGAGTCATGATCCTGACGAACATGGGCTGGGTGAGCTTGGGGGCGCTGCTGGCGTTCAGTCTGATGGCACTGATCGCCTGGGCGGTGGTCGGGGAGACCTCGTTCGGTGCGATGGCGATGCGGGTCCTCCGCGCGCTCGACCCGCGGCCCTCGTTCCGGGACACGGACGCGCTCTCCCCGGTGGTGGCCGAGGTGGAGAACCGGGTACTGGAGCAGCTGGCCGAGCAGGCCGCTGCCCGGGAGGCCGTGCAGGGCTGGCACCAGATCAGCCCGGTCACACCGCCCGCGCCCCTGCCTGCCCCGCCGCCACCTTCGCCTGAGTTGCCGCCTCCGTCCCCGTCCTGGCACGTGATGGAGTCCGGCCCCGGTCAGGTCCCGGCGCCTCGTCCAGCACCTCCCGCCGACCCGGCCATGACCAGGCCCTTGGGGGATGCCCTGCGGAAGCTGCACGTCCAGCTGGAAGAGCAGACGGCCGAGCTACACGAGCGGGTGCGCTGATGGCCATCGCACCCGAGCTGCCTGCCGCGCACATCCCGCCCGAGCAGCGCCTGAAACTGCATCGGGCGGCGTGGCCGCTGGTGCACACGCTCGGCCTGGACTACCAGGCCACGGCTGCCGCGCTCGGCACGGAACCCGAGATCGTGGCCAGCGTGCTGACCGAGATGCCCACCCCGCCCGGTACAGCGCTCACAGAAGCGCAGGAGAAGCGATTGGCGGAGGCCGCGCACGAACTGCTCTCCCTCTCCGTCGAGGAGAAAGCGACCGCGGTGGGGGTGGATCTCGCCTACCTGCACAAGCTGCTGCGCAGGTATCCGAGGACACACGAGATTGCGAAGAGGGCACGGCAGATCGCCAGCACCCCCAACAGGAAGAAGCTGTTCGAGCTAGTGCACCGCAACGGCATGAAGGTGGGCGCCGCCTGCGAACAGCTCGGCATCAGCCGCAAGAACGGAACCCGCTGGTTGCGTGAGATGGGGGCACCCGTATGCGCGCCAGCGATCCGGGGACAGGCACGCAAAGAGATGACGGCCATGGTCGTGTTCATGTTCACGACCTACCAGTGGACCAAGGGCAAGATCGCGTCCGAGCTGGGGCTGACCTGCCACCAGGTCATCGCGATGTTGGAGGAAGCCGACGTCCGCAAGTACCGGCTCTCCAAGCGCGGCACCGAGGAGGGCGCCAACGGTCCCGCAGGCACAAGGAGGGGGCGGCGTGACCAATGAACTCGACGTGTTCCGCCAGTTCGACCGGCTGATGGGGAGATCGCTGCTCAGCCTGCGGAAAAGCCCCACCGAGAGCAAACTCCTCGAACACTGGGCGATGTTGCACACGGCTGAGCGGCCGTTGCGCTGGTTCCTGCGCGGTGAGGCGGAGCCTTCCGGGTTGGACGTCACCGAGTTCGGCACCAACTTCTTCCTCTTCCACCGCGCCACCGCCAACCTCTCCGGATCCCTGATGGCACACCTTGCTGTGGCCCGGAGCACGTACCCGGTAACGCGGGCCAAAGAACGCACGAGGGGTCGGTAATGCGGCGGTTCATCCGAGGCGAGCAGGGCAAGCCGGTCAAGGCCGTGGCCCTGTGCGGCGACCAGGTCGAGCAGCCCGCCCCTGCCCGACCGCCGGTCCGCGTGCTGAGCAATGACCTCTTCTGGAACGAGCACCGTGACCAGCTGCTCAGCTACTTCGTGAACGAGGAGCAGGACACCCTCGTCCACTGGGGTCCTGCCGTGCGGGAGCTGCGCGATGGGCATGACGGGCACCAGCTCGTCAGGGCCTGGACGGAACTGATGAAGGCCGCCGCGGACTGCGCCGACGTGCTGGACGGCAAGGAGCTGTCCCCGGCTAACGACGCCGCCCGCAGTAAGGCCATGAAGACGTTCTTCTATTACTTCTGGACTTGCGCGTTCCTCGCGGAGCCGTTCGAGAAGGCGGTCAGGCTCCGCGCTCGTGAGCTGACGTTCGCGGCCGGACCACCCCGTCCGGCCGCCGACCCGGAGTAACCCCTCACGGTTGGCGGGCACGCGCACCGCCACCACCACGACCGCAAGGAGGTGATCTATCGAGCGAAGCGGCTGCCCGACCCCTGATCCTCCCAAGCATCCGGCTGGGTAGCCGAGGGCGAATGGCACCGACCGGCACACCCCGACGAGTAGGGGTGTGCCGGTCCTCGCCAGCTCTGGGACGCGCTGCGTCCCTCCCCTGGCGGTGTGGTCCCCGCACCGCCGTCTGCACTGTGAACGACAGGCTTCTCGATCGAGTGAAGGAGTACCCCATGTCCGGCTACGGCAGCTGCCCTACCTGCGGTCAGACACTCGCCGTCCCGCCCGGGGCCACGATCCCGCCCCACCGTGCGCAGGGTTCGCAGGGGCAATGTTCGGGCACGGGCGGCACTGCAAGTTAGGGTGGCAAACGTGAAGGTTGGCGAGCTTGACAAGATCATCCTGGATGCGCTGCTGGCAGCTGATCATCCAGAGATCGACACCATTGAGGTCGTGCCCACTCCCGAACGGCCCAACGATCACAATCGGTTGAAGATCACTATGGTCAACGGGTACGAGCAGTACCTGATGGTGCAACGAGTAGCAGGGCCAGGTGTTCCCCCGCACCCTGATTACGAACTCCCCAAGGGGGCAGTGTGACCTGGGAAGATCCGAAAACCGGGAAGACTCACTTCGCTTTTGGCGATGCTGGTTTCATTGCCTACTGGGAAAACCTGTTGCGGAGCGCCGAGGGTATCGCTGCGGTCGACACGTGGGAGGAGCCGCAGCAGGTTCGGCCCCTGGTTCGAGCAACCGATGGGACCGAGTTCTACGTCAAGATCGTCGGTGGTGCGCCGCTCGGACGTCAGATTGACTACCTGGCCGAGCAACCGAAGCGGCCCCCCGGGCAGCCCATCCGCGTGATTCATCGAGGGAAGTAGAACGGAACCGCATGCCGCCGAACCGGCATCAGTAGCAACTGAAGCACGCCAGGCACCCCGGACCATCCGCATTCTCTGCGGGCAGGTCTGGGGTGTCACTGGTTTCGCCCCACACTGGCCTGCAATGGCTACGCTAAGCAACGGTGTGTTCCACTCCCCTGGCGCACGCCAGGCTCCCCGGCCCCCTGCATCCCCCATTACCGTTTTGGTGGCCCCGATGTGGGGCTTCTGGTCGCCAGGTCCGGCATGCCTTCCTCCCCCAGTCGAACCCATGATCCGGGGGGGGGGGGGGGGGGGGCACCGGCCCTGGTGGCACCGATGGACCGCTGATAGGGACAAGGCCGCCCCCTGGGGCAGGTCTCCTCGTAACGTGGCTGCCGGCCGTCGGTGCCCGACCCGCGACCAGCGACCGCAACCCGAAGGACCCGGTGGATGACCAGCACATACAGCGTCTTCCTCGGCCTGGACGTAGGCAAGGGTGAACACCACGCCGTGGGCCTGGACCCTGCGGGCAAGCGGCTGCACGACGACCCACTGCCCAACAGCGAACCCAAACTGATCGCCCTGTTCGACAAGCTCGCCGCCCACGGGCTGCTGCTGGTCGCGGTCGACCAGCCCGCCACGATCGGCGCCCTGCCGGTCGCAGTCGCCCGCGCCCACGGACACCAGGTGGCCTACCTGCCCGGACTGGCCATGCGGCGCATCGTCGACCTCTACCCGGGCGGCGCCAAGACCGACGCCCGCGACGCCTACGTCATCGCCGATGCCGCCCGCACCCTGCCCCACACCCTGCGCCAGGTCGGCACCGACGAAGCCCTGGCCGAGCTGGACGTACTGGTCGGCTTCGACGACGACCTGGCCGCCGAGACCACCCGGATCAGCAACCGCATCCGGGGCTGCTCACCGGCATCCACCCCGCGCTGGAACGCGTGCTCGGCCCCAAGACCGCCCACCCGGCGGGGCTGGAACTGCTCATCCACTGCGGCGGACCGGCAGGGCTGGCCCGGGCCGGGCGGCGCAAGCTCACCACGATCGCCACCCGGCACGCTCCCCTCATGGGCGCCAAGCTGGCCGCCGACATCGGCACCGCGCTGGCCGAGCAGACCGGGACCGTTCCCGGCGCGGCCGCCGCGGAGATGGCGCTGCCCCGCCTGGTCGAGAGCCTGAGAACCGTTCTCCAGCAACGCAAACAGATCACAACCGAAGCCGAGAGGATCCTCAATGCGCACCCTCTTGCCCGGGTCCTGATCTCGCTGCCCGGCATCGGGGTCAGGACCGCCGCCCGCATCCTGCTGGAGATCGGCGACGCCTCCGGCTTCGCCAGCTCGGCGCATCTGGCCGCCTACACCGGAATCGCCCCGGTCACCCACCGCTCGGCTCCAGCATCCACGGCGAGCACCCCGCCCGCACTGGCAACCGCAAGCTCAAACGGGCCTTCTTCCTGGCCGCCTTCGCCGCCTTGAGCGACCCAGTCAGCCGGACCTACTACGACAAGAAGAGAGCCGAGAGCAAGAAGCACAACGCCGCCCTCATCTGCCTGACACGCCGCCGCTGCGACGTCCTGTTCGCTATGCTCCGCAACAAGGCCTTCTACCAGCCACAACGCCCCGAAACTGAAGCTTCGGCGATCCCTGTCGCAGCTTGACAGAAGAAATAGGGACACCCCCGGTCGCCGCAGCGGAACAAGCCCACGATCGTAGGGCGCACTCGATGAGCTGGGCAGCTGGGACGCGAGGCAGCCGACAGCCGGAGCACCCCATGTGACAAGGCGAACAACGTCGCGCACACGGCGCGCATGAGTGCGGTCGGAGCGTTCCCGCGTGCCTGAGATGAACCGGTTGGGGACTGGGACCAGGCTGCGCTTCTGCGGAGCACCCCCACGTGCATGGGTGGACACGATCCCGAGGATCTCCAGCTGGCCCTTCACCGGAGCACCCCACGTGCGTGGGGTGGACGTCACTCCGGCTCTGCGCGATGGGGCCGAAGGTCGGAGCACCCCCACGTGCGTGGGGCGGACGCCGATGTCCTCCCACCGGGTGCCGCCGATCACGGAGCACC
Proteins encoded in this region:
- a CDS encoding toprim domain-containing protein, giving the protein MANTELRRALRRIDLASAAHAIGRFAYPMRVTCPSCSTPLAPGWDHEWRCASCGKEGDVIDYLRAHGMSFTQAQQLVLANVDRWVSWGRRALREALPLTSVLGELEVSLHGNTIRCLVAENHRRGDLRPSCTVYADAVHCFACGFHADAIAVWRMVRGCDYPTARRELLILAQQGRDSVAVQVPDRVPARNGLDFVPLFDDVLACCPPLPVTTGGQYLRSRGIDVEAAHELGVRWLSNVSLGRIHRLLDRLPSGTGADAGLLDSHGRFTLRCHRLVIPARAGGGIVWMQGRSTRPDVPKPRRWRSLPSIRPYPVGLDLLDAAPLSRPVFLAEGMTDWMALATHGYLSLAWPGAYAPLRQWLRLLSGREIVLAFDPDEAGDRGAIQLRADLKTVGIVPLRVPLPAGVDVCEFLHRASAAGQAARLPDPVSVPDS
- a CDS encoding Imm1 family immunity protein: MTYSGTTPPGLWLSIDTRLPPAEGAAEVQYLYWTDEQAYPAAHEVSLETAQAAVTDFLLRRGARPEAHGVEWAAHEIA
- a CDS encoding DUF6283 family protein — protein: MKPAGAARARSARRARAAPGREAVFRKAILATHQRRCWTSGTPSPDPRLGRDTAPVARTSQVRPPADTPCGSCPYRLTIAPGIWAPEEYDKLRAYDLPTGEQPTRLFLCHQNDGDSAGRRVCAGWVGCHGGENLLGPRIALHEGRISAETYRAIADYLPTVPLAASGAAAADHGTFGRPTPRTQQAIEKISRVRGDLIN
- a CDS encoding DddA-like double-stranded DNA deaminase toxin encodes the protein MVSERDVHDRLREAIGQLPRTTIEACAEEIGRLRSQIDYATAESRAAWSGEVNVVLLRLEERLFHAHALALRAANEAEAWIAAGSAGPPVTPSAPRGGVSAPPPQARRPIEERMADAVRALPPRTPRDKATRGVWVDDHEGTSREERSGEADAADADEMVTRLGLAPPGMKLQTTAHVEIKVAVKLRESPNEHVHLAINNALGPCRGPYGCAVLAPQILQPGQKLTVYWPGPDGTVQRRTFTGQEPRK
- a CDS encoding Imm1 family immunity protein, which encodes MNVVTAYLAPQEEPYVLHNREEIEQWVRQALDTSQPEDPHAATVYVVEDGDEQAPPGHEVVIGFDPTRRACALSYSGLDPERPEGDHGFWYSVDVRVPPLDVIVEYSVWGDPSPFPSNAGVPEGSAVDALAELLERAGARPQSVHWQTG